Below is a window of Bacteroidota bacterium DNA.
GGGTCACACAGACCCTGTCAATGCCGCCACCGGCGTGGCTGTCAACAAGAAGATCGCGGCCACCTTCAGTGAGGGGATGGATCCTTTAACCATCAGCACGGTCACCCTTACGCTGAAACAGGGCACAACGCCTGTGGCAGGCACCGTGACCTACGCCGCAGTCGGTACGACCGGGACCTTTGCACCGGCAGGCGATCTCGCACCTCTCACCACGTTTACCGCCACGGTTACAACCGGGGCCACGGATCTCGCGGGCAATCCGCTGCTCAATAGCTTTGCGTGGAGCTTCACCACCGGTGCAGCCGCGGACGTCACCCCACCCACGGTGATCGGCACCTTCCCTGCCGACGTTGCCACCGGTGTCGCAATCAACCAGAGCATTAACGGGACTTTCAGTGAAGCGATGGACCCGGCAACGATCAGCACCGCTAACTTTTTGGTGACAGGACCCGGCGTAACTCCCGTAACCGGAACAGTCGCGTATGACGTCATCAGCAAGATTGCCACCTTTACACCCGCCGGCGATCTCGCGGCCAGCACGGTCTATGGGGCCACGATAACAACCGGAACCAAGGACCTTGCAGGCAACGCACTCGCAACCAACCTCGCATGGAGTTTTACCACCGGCGCCACAGCGGCGGGGCAAGCGGCCGTCGCCCTGGGATCGGCCACATCGTTCGCGGTTCTGGCCAGTTCGACGGTCACCAACACAGGCGCGACAACGGTGAACGGGGATCTTGGTGTGAGTCCTGGTACCGGGCTCACCGGAGCTCCGACAGTGAACGGCGCGACGCACTTGGGCGATAGCGTCGCAGCCCAGGCGCAACTCGATTTGACGACCGCCTACAACGACGCGGCCGGACGAACGGCCGGCGCGGTCCTGGTCGCCGGGAATCTCGGCGGGCAAACCCTCACCCCCGGTCTTTATGCGTCCACCTCCTCGCTCGAGATCTCCTCGGGCGATCTCACGCTCGACGCCCTCGGTGACGCCAACGCGGTCTGGATCTTCCAGATGGCTTCCACACTCACCACGACATCGGGCCGTCAGGTGATCCTCGCAGGCGGCGCGAAGGCATCGAACATCTTCTGGCAGGTGGGCAGTTCTGCGACTCTTGGAACGACCTCTGTCTTTAAGGGGACGATCATGGCTTTGGCCTCGATCACCGTGACGACAGGCGCAACGCTCGAGGGGAGAGCGCTGGCAAGGACGGCGGCAGTGACATTAGACGGCAATACAGTTGGATTCGGAATCTCAGCCGACGCGACACCCCCCACCGTGAGTTTCACGGATCCTGCGGATGGCGCCAGCGGATTAGCGATCAACAAGAAGATCGCATCGACCTTCAGCGAGGCGATGGATCCTTCAACGATCACAACGGCAACCTTTACCCTGATGCAAGGGGTAACTCCAGTGGCAGGCACGGTGACCTACGTTGGAACGACGGCGACCTTTACGCCGGGGAGCAATCTGGCAGCAAGCACCGTGTACACAGCCACGATTACAACCGGGACGAAGGACCTCGCAGGCAACGCGATTGCAAGTAACTTTGGATGGAGCTTTACTACCGGTGCGGCCCCGGACACGACGCGACCGACCGTGAATTCCACAGACCCCGCGAATGCCGCCACCGGTACGGCGATCAACAAGAAAATCGCCGCCACCTTCAGCGAGGCGATGGATCCTCTTACCGTCGGCACGGCCTCCTTTACGCTGAGGCAAGGTGTAACACCTGTGGCAGGCACTGTGACCCACGTTGGATTGACATCGATCTTTGCGCCGGGAAGCGATCTCGCTCCCAATACCACCTACACGGCCACGGTGACAACCGGAGCGAAGGACCTCGCAGGCAATCCCCTGCTCAATGATTTTGCATGGAGCTTCACCACCGGCGACTCATCGGACACGACACGACCCACCACGAATTCCACAGACCCTGCGAATGCCGCCACGGGCGTGGCGATCAACGTGAACATCACCGCCACGTTCAGTGAGGCGATGGATCCTCTTACGATCAGCACGACCGACTTCACGCTGACGCGAGGGCTAACGGCTGTGGCAGGCACCGTGACGTACGTGGGGTTGACGGCGACCTTTACCCCTTCAAGCACGCTCGCGTACAATACCGCCTACACGGCCACAGTGACAACCGGGGCCAGGGACCTGGCGGGGAATGCGCTGGCAACCAACTTTGCATGGAGCTTCACCACCGGCGTTTCCCAGTCGCCGGCGGCCGTCGACCTTGGATCA
It encodes the following:
- a CDS encoding ice-binding family protein, which encodes MLPSIALSQSPAPVALGSATTFAILASSTVTNTGATTVNGDLGVSPGTGLTGAPTVNGATHLGDSVAAQAQLDLTTAYNDAAGRTVGAVLVAGNLGGQTLTPGLYTSTSSLEISSGDLTLDALGDANAVWIFQMASTLTTTSGRQVILSGGAQASNIFWQVGSSATLGTTSVFKGTIMALASVTLTTGATLEGRALARTAAVSLDANTVGLGITGDTTPPTVSLTDPLNAATGVAINKKITSTFSEAMDLSTITTTTFTLMRGVTPVAGTVTYVGTTATFTPGGNLAASTVYTATITTGAKDPAGNTLASNFVWSFTTGAAPDITAPTVGHTDPVNAATGVAVNKKIAATFSEGMDPLTISTVTLTLKQGTTPVAGTVTYAAVGTTGTFAPAGDLAPLTTFTATVTTGATDLAGNPLLNSFAWSFTTGAAADVTPPTVIGTFPADVATGVAINQSINGTFSEAMDPATISTANFLVTGPGVTPVTGTVAYDVISKIATFTPAGDLAASTVYGATITTGTKDLAGNALATNLAWSFTTGATAAGQAAVALGSATSFAVLASSTVTNTGATTVNGDLGVSPGTGLTGAPTVNGATHLGDSVAAQAQLDLTTAYNDAAGRTAGAVLVAGNLGGQTLTPGLYASTSSLEISSGDLTLDALGDANAVWIFQMASTLTTTSGRQVILAGGAKASNIFWQVGSSATLGTTSVFKGTIMALASITVTTGATLEGRALARTAAVTLDGNTVGFGISADATPPTVSFTDPADGASGLAINKKIASTFSEAMDPSTITTATFTLMQGVTPVAGTVTYVGTTATFTPGSNLAASTVYTATITTGTKDLAGNAIASNFGWSFTTGAAPDTTRPTVNSTDPANAATGTAINKKIAATFSEAMDPLTVGTASFTLRQGVTPVAGTVTHVGLTSIFAPGSDLAPNTTYTATVTTGAKDLAGNPLLNDFAWSFTTGDSSDTTRPTTNSTDPANAATGVAINVNITATFSEAMDPLTISTTDFTLTRGLTAVAGTVTYVGLTATFTPSSTLAYNTAYTATVTTGARDLAGNALATNFAWSFTTGVSQSPAAVDLGSASNFAVLAGSTVTNTGATTINGDVGVSPGTGLTGAPTVNGATHLGDSVAAQAQLDLTTAYNDAAGRTVGAILVAGNLGGQTLPPGLYTSTSSLEISSGDLTLDAQGDANAVFIFQMASTLTTTSGRQVILSNRAKASNIFWQVGSSATLGTTSVFEGTIMALASITLTTGATLNGRALARTAAVTLDANTVEPGTSVTGVKNGSGPLRFALLQNYPNPFNPSTRIRYSLEKAVQVSLKVYNLLGVEVATLVDGRQKAGDYTAPFNTSTATLSLPSGVYFYRLQAGSFVSMKKLLLIK